Genomic segment of Polynucleobacter necessarius:
ACGGGCATTGAGGCGAGCTCTCTCACCAATATCCACCTCATTCCACTCATCTTGCTTCACACAAACTGCTGCGGGACCGTAGACCTCAGTTAATCCGTAGACGTGTGTCAAATCAAAGCCGAGCTTTTCCATACCTTCAATAATCGAGGCTGGAGGTGCGGCGCCTGCGATTAAACCCTTAACGCCAGGAGGTGCGCCCTCTTTTAATTCATCGGAAGCATTGACTAATAGGTTATGCACAATGGGAGCTGCACAGTAATGCGTAACACCGTGCTCTTTAATGGCAGCAAAAATATGTTGCGCATCAACGCGACGTAGACAGACATTAATACCTGCACGAGCAGCTATCGTCCACGGGAAGCACCAACCATTGCAATGGAACATGGGGAGTGTCCAGAGATAAATAGGGTGCTTATTAATATCCCAATCCAAGATATTCGAGACAGCATTAATCGCTGCGCCACGATGGTGATACACCACGCCTTTTGGATTGCCGGTAGTTCCAGAGGTGTAATTGAGGCAAATAGCTTGCCATTCATCCGCGGGGACTTGCCATGCAAACTGAGGATCGCCCTCAGATAAGAGCTTCTCATAAGTCAGAGTGCCCAACTTTTCACCAGGAACATCAAACTCTTTTTCTTCAACATCAATCACCAAAAACTCGCGGCCACTTTCTTTCTTGGCGATTTCAAGAGCTTTTTTCATCACTCCCGAGAATTCTGGGTCCACCATGACCACTTTTGCTTCACCGTGATTCAACATAAAGGCAACTGACTCTGGATCAAGGCGTGTGTTTAGGGTATTTAATACAGCTCCAGCCATCGGGATTCCGAAATGTGCCTCAACCATTGAGGGTGTACTGGGCAACATCACGGCAACGGTATCGCCCAAGCCAATTCCATGCTTTTGCAGAGCGCTTGCTAGGCGACGACAACGTTCATAAGTCTGACTCCAAGTCTGGCGTAGCTTGCCATGAACGATTGCCAAGCGATCTGGATACACCTGGGCCGATCGCTCAAGAAATAATAGTGGGGTAATCGGAGTGAAGTTGGCTGAGTTTCGCTCTAAACCCTGCTCAAAAATATTAGCCATATGCGCCTTAAATATT
This window contains:
- a CDS encoding acyl-CoA synthetase, yielding MANIFEQGLERNSANFTPITPLLFLERSAQVYPDRLAIVHGKLRQTWSQTYERCRRLASALQKHGIGLGDTVAVMLPSTPSMVEAHFGIPMAGAVLNTLNTRLDPESVAFMLNHGEAKVVMVDPEFSGVMKKALEIAKKESGREFLVIDVEEKEFDVPGEKLGTLTYEKLLSEGDPQFAWQVPADEWQAICLNYTSGTTGNPKGVVYHHRGAAINAVSNILDWDINKHPIYLWTLPMFHCNGWCFPWTIAARAGINVCLRRVDAQHIFAAIKEHGVTHYCAAPIVHNLLVNASDELKEGAPPGVKGLIAGAAPPASIIEGMEKLGFDLTHVYGLTEVYGPAAVCVKQDEWNEVDIGERARLNARQGVRYHMQQAIAVLDPETLKPVPADGETMGEIMFKGNIAMKGYLKNEKATKEAFEGGWFHSGDLAVMNPDGYIKMKDRSKDIIISGGENISSVEVEDILYRHPAVMAAAVVAKPDEKWGETPCAFLEIKPGMEVSPADIIAHCKQHLAGFKVPRAIVFCELPKTSTGKIQKFELRKQAGSASAIDV